In Tsukamurella tyrosinosolvens, the genomic window GCCGCCAGACCCTCGGGCTCTCCGCGCACGACCTGCGTGGCCTCTACGAGCACCACGACGCGGTGCTGCACACCCTCTCCGAGGGCCTCATCGTCTTCGACGCGGACGCGCCCGACGGTCCCGCCCGGGTGGTCAACGACGAGGCACGACGGCTCCTGGAGCTGCCGGACGGCGACGTCGGGCAGAACGACCTGCCGCCCTCGCTGCGCGGCGCCGCCGACCTGGAGGACGAGCTGCACGTGACCGGCAACCGGGTGCTCCTGGTGAACCGCCGCCCCGTCACCGGCCCGACCGGCCCGATCGGCACCGTCCTCACCGTCCGCGACCGCACCGAGCTGCAGACGGTTCTCGGCGAGCTCGATACCGCCCGGTCCCTCGCCGACGCCCTGAGCGCGCAGGCGCACGAGCACGCCAACCGGCTGCACTCCGTGGTCACGATGATCGAGCTCGGCGAGGACGCCGCGGCGGCGGACCTGGCGGTCGCCGACCGGTCCGCCTCGCAGCAGCTCATCGACCGGCTCGCCGGGGACCCCGCGCCGTCCGCCGTCGCGCTGCTCGTGGCGAAGACCGCCGCGGCGTCCGCGCTCGACGTCGAGCTGACCGTCGCGGAGGGCACGGACCTCGCCCGCGCCCCGCTCCCCGACGTCCAGCTGCTGACGCTCCTGGGCAACCTGGTGGACAACGCGATCGACGCCGCGGGGCCGGGCGGCTGGGTGGAGCTCTCGGCGTCGAGCCCCGGCGGGGTGTGGGAGCTGCGCGTGGCCGACAGCGGCCCCGGCATGTCCGCCGACGAGTTCGGCCGTGCCCGCACGCGCGGCTATTCGACGAAGGACCGCAGCGGTCGCCTGCACGGCGGCGGGCTCGGTCTTGCGCTGGTCGATCAGGTGGTGCGGCAGGCGGGTGGCACCATCGAGGCGGAGCGCGCGCCGTCGACGGTGACGGTGCGCCTGCCGGAAGGAGAGCGATGACGATCCGGGTGCTGGTGGTCGACGACGAACCGCAGATCGCCCGCGCGCACGCCGAATACGTCCGGCGCATGGACGGTTTCGAGGTCGCCGGGGTCGCCGGAACGGCCGCCGCCGCGCTCGGTGAGGTCCGACGGTCCGCCGTCGCGGGCCCGCCCGTCGACCTGGTGCTCGCGGACGTGGGCTTGCCGGACCGCAGCGGGCTCGACCTCGCCGCGGACCTCGCCGCCGTCCGCCCGCGGCCCGACGTCATGGTGATCACCTCGGCCCGCGACATGGAGACGGTCCGCGGCGCGATGGCGAGCGGCGCGATCCTCTACCTCATCAAGCCCTTCACCTTCGCCGCCTTCGCGGACCGGCTGCGCCGCTACCTCTCCTTCCGCGACGCGCTGGGCGGCGGCGACGTCGGCCAGCGGGAGGTGGACGCCGCGTTCGCCGCGCTGCGCGAGGCCCCCGCCGAGACGACGGCCCCGAAGGGGCTGGCACCGTCGACCCTGGAGGCCGTCACCGGCGCGCTGCGGCACGCCGACGGGCCCCTCGGTGCCGCCGACGTCGCCGCCCGGACGGGGATGTCGCGGGTGACCGCCTGGCGCTACCTCGAGCGCCTCGCGGACGACCGGCTGTGCGAGCGGGTCACCGAGTACGGCGGCCGTGGACGCCCGGAGGTGCGCTACCGCTGGTTGTGACGGCCTAGCCGGAGAT contains:
- a CDS encoding sensor histidine kinase, translating into MRNRARSVAAQSFLAQVAILLTIAVGASWLVVTQARDDGDRTARAQTRAAAVALAASPSTVAALAAPDGPAVMQPVAERVGALGGLDFVVVMRPDRTRLSHADPALIGGKFTGSIDRALAGETFTETYAGSLGPSIRTVTPVHDASGTLVGLVSAGVTRARLGDQVRDALPRILAVVAAALLLLVALSALAQRRLRRQTLGLSAHDLRGLYEHHDAVLHTLSEGLIVFDADAPDGPARVVNDEARRLLELPDGDVGQNDLPPSLRGAADLEDELHVTGNRVLLVNRRPVTGPTGPIGTVLTVRDRTELQTVLGELDTARSLADALSAQAHEHANRLHSVVTMIELGEDAAAADLAVADRSASQQLIDRLAGDPAPSAVALLVAKTAAASALDVELTVAEGTDLARAPLPDVQLLTLLGNLVDNAIDAAGPGGWVELSASSPGGVWELRVADSGPGMSADEFGRARTRGYSTKDRSGRLHGGGLGLALVDQVVRQAGGTIEAERAPSTVTVRLPEGER
- a CDS encoding response regulator → MTIRVLVVDDEPQIARAHAEYVRRMDGFEVAGVAGTAAAALGEVRRSAVAGPPVDLVLADVGLPDRSGLDLAADLAAVRPRPDVMVITSARDMETVRGAMASGAILYLIKPFTFAAFADRLRRYLSFRDALGGGDVGQREVDAAFAALREAPAETTAPKGLAPSTLEAVTGALRHADGPLGAADVAARTGMSRVTAWRYLERLADDRLCERVTEYGGRGRPEVRYRWL